A section of the Sedimentisphaera cyanobacteriorum genome encodes:
- a CDS encoding FecR family protein: MNRNNIEKLITLYLVNSSELSSKQLEELSGWISASRENAVYFAKAAYLHRNIHDCLCSSAIAKGLEDTAGLSCDTNCFSIPAEKSELDKIARSEEKQPPLPKKKQISRQTNLKEPELHKTERRFSKGLLAFAVSGVAAVLFLVIYANFIPVQAGKLIQTHDVHFSDDTKIGENNEIYADRYVRIFEGIAEFEFISGARAVVEGPAEVRLTGKNKAFLSYGKFFAHVPERANGFTLETQNCDVVDIGTEFGVETGIDGQTTVQMLKGEAKLSSSRTQQTISGNAARGLDKKGEISNIEPNTSKFARKINIGSLGVWRGQNISIADLVCGGEGFGSGKGYTLLPLKDDWKHMMEAGNVSKVQRMPYQVFKEVPDNKYVDCIFSSNGENDSIQITSEGLETKALRLSQGDSFWGIAAGKKGSEIPVQFNKRLFTVESEEAVVFTANLGFTIDLRRIRNTVRPLELDRFKSGFDINPGGKALESKLDVFVLIDGEPSFSKMEVVPEDKQFELDITIPEDARYLTLALCDGGNSNGGDNGVFINPEIELKFE; encoded by the coding sequence ATGAACCGCAATAACATAGAAAAACTCATAACCCTCTACCTTGTAAACAGCTCAGAGCTGTCTAGTAAGCAGCTTGAAGAGCTTTCAGGATGGATATCAGCAAGCAGGGAGAATGCGGTTTATTTTGCAAAGGCCGCCTATCTGCACAGGAACATACACGACTGTCTGTGCAGCAGCGCTATCGCTAAAGGGCTTGAGGATACTGCCGGCCTTTCATGTGACACGAATTGCTTCTCTATTCCGGCAGAAAAAAGCGAGCTGGATAAAATTGCCAGGAGCGAGGAGAAACAGCCGCCATTGCCGAAAAAGAAGCAGATTTCTCGGCAGACAAACTTAAAAGAACCGGAATTGCATAAAACAGAAAGACGATTTTCAAAAGGGCTTCTCGCTTTTGCAGTATCTGGCGTTGCGGCAGTCCTCTTTCTGGTAATATATGCGAATTTCATTCCTGTTCAGGCAGGAAAGCTGATACAAACCCATGATGTTCACTTCAGCGATGACACCAAGATTGGCGAGAATAATGAGATTTATGCAGACAGATATGTTCGCATTTTTGAGGGGATAGCAGAGTTTGAGTTTATCAGCGGTGCGAGGGCTGTTGTAGAAGGGCCTGCTGAGGTTCGCCTTACCGGCAAAAACAAGGCATTCTTGAGCTATGGAAAGTTTTTCGCTCACGTGCCTGAACGGGCCAATGGTTTTACGCTCGAAACTCAAAACTGCGATGTAGTTGATATCGGAACAGAGTTCGGCGTTGAAACGGGCATAGACGGACAGACAACTGTTCAGATGCTCAAGGGAGAAGCCAAGCTGAGCTCAAGCAGAACTCAGCAGACTATTAGCGGCAACGCTGCACGGGGACTTGATAAAAAGGGCGAGATTTCAAACATAGAGCCGAATACCTCAAAATTTGCGAGAAAAATCAATATTGGCAGTCTCGGGGTTTGGAGAGGTCAGAATATATCGATTGCGGATTTAGTTTGCGGAGGCGAGGGCTTTGGCTCCGGAAAAGGATACACCCTTTTGCCCCTCAAAGACGACTGGAAGCATATGATGGAGGCAGGAAACGTTTCCAAGGTGCAAAGAATGCCCTATCAGGTATTCAAGGAAGTTCCTGATAATAAGTATGTTGACTGCATATTCTCATCAAACGGAGAAAATGACTCCATCCAAATCACCTCTGAAGGGCTCGAAACAAAGGCCCTAAGGCTCTCGCAGGGAGATTCATTCTGGGGAATAGCTGCGGGCAAAAAGGGCTCTGAAATCCCGGTTCAGTTCAATAAGCGATTATTTACCGTGGAAAGCGAAGAGGCGGTTGTGTTTACAGCCAATCTGGGATTCACGATCGACCTTCGCAGGATAAGAAATACGGTCAGGCCTCTCGAGCTTGACAGATTCAAAAGCGGATTTGACATCAATCCGGGCGGAAAAGCTCTTGAGTCTAAGCTTGATGTATTTGTGCTTATTGATGGGGAGCCGTCATTTTCAAAGATGGAGGTTGTTCCCGAAGACAAGCAGTTTGAACTGGATATAACTATCCCTGAAGACGCCAGATATTTAACCCTCGCCCTCTGCGACGGGGGAAATTCCAACGGCGGTGACAACGGGGTGTTTATAAATCCTGAAATTGAATTGAAGTTTGAATAG
- a CDS encoding LamG-like jellyroll fold domain-containing protein — translation MKRYIILMMALMLALPAFGATGTFDVTKNADLSSLVSTEGAFERAHNMGVFNEDGEAPQMGFISGVPFTVNDENVTLVEPIDYSLPNPQPAQTGYALNVAKSGYQGWKDFRSVSEDIDGLEIGAQYRLEVYYMYHWSWDCKTGLTVTLPSTGDQYQKREHSNGGQTYLAEQGFVWTTEAADDTNSDGYAEISFKFSGHLLRSNDQDRGHLIGYQIRRIDQNVAGIVSPSRAENLVPVDTELHWISTETGVESYNVHYVDASLSTTNEPNAIDLYGTTENVAYTDGNESLIPSESLDNDTRYFWRVDQVLTGGDVIKGDVWTFTTTPLSPVITDQPDDTTINPYETATFSVAGTNVTGYQWYKYVDGGEDQMLVDGARFSGTDTSELTISDVIYSDEAQYYCVLTGPAEPPAQTNNASLTVNVDTQGYTTVAEGETGIIETTELDGASYQWYKYVDGVSDITLTDGADYSGTQTYKLSVLDFSAADEGEYYCVITDAIHSSKASGNSELDMKELLAHYKLEADGTDETGNYPLTAEGGDPNSFERFAGNNALHFNDSNYLDNQFAEEQVFQNFSVSIWAKTSEVVQPGFTGFFNNDSSGNDFQLECDDGTWEYNGTGGSLVLADVYPDEWIHIVMCCNGSSTTFYVNGVYEGWSGSAANNFGSISVGSNRSRVILFTGDIDEVKIFNYVLSPEEVIDLTNYDPDANVVQCIERPEFDITGPEGVPDCKQDIYDLRELMVEWLEDNNYPQS, via the coding sequence ATGAAAAGATATATAATTTTAATGATGGCTCTAATGCTGGCTCTGCCCGCTTTTGGTGCAACGGGAACTTTTGATGTAACAAAGAACGCTGATCTTTCCAGTCTTGTCTCGACTGAAGGTGCATTCGAAAGAGCTCATAATATGGGTGTTTTCAATGAAGACGGAGAAGCACCTCAGATGGGATTTATCAGCGGCGTTCCGTTTACAGTAAATGACGAAAATGTAACGTTGGTTGAGCCCATTGATTATTCGCTGCCCAACCCTCAGCCTGCGCAGACTGGATACGCACTCAATGTTGCAAAGTCCGGTTATCAAGGCTGGAAAGACTTCCGGTCTGTTTCAGAAGATATAGACGGCTTGGAAATTGGCGCGCAATACAGGCTTGAAGTGTACTATATGTATCACTGGAGCTGGGATTGTAAAACCGGCCTCACTGTTACTCTTCCTTCTACTGGAGACCAGTATCAGAAGAGAGAGCATAGTAATGGCGGCCAGACTTATCTTGCCGAGCAAGGCTTTGTTTGGACAACAGAAGCAGCTGATGATACCAACTCCGATGGATATGCGGAAATTTCTTTCAAATTCAGCGGGCATTTGCTAAGAAGCAACGATCAGGACAGAGGGCATCTGATTGGCTACCAAATCAGAAGAATCGATCAGAATGTTGCGGGTATCGTATCACCTTCAAGAGCCGAAAATCTCGTGCCTGTTGATACAGAGCTGCACTGGATAAGCACTGAGACGGGTGTTGAGTCTTACAATGTTCACTACGTTGATGCCTCTTTGAGCACAACAAACGAACCGAATGCTATTGACCTCTACGGAACAACGGAAAACGTTGCCTACACAGACGGCAACGAATCGCTTATTCCTTCAGAGAGTCTTGATAACGACACCAGATACTTCTGGAGAGTTGATCAGGTGCTTACAGGCGGGGATGTTATTAAAGGTGATGTTTGGACATTCACAACAACTCCGCTTTCACCTGTAATAACCGATCAGCCGGATGATACAACCATTAATCCGTATGAAACGGCAACATTCTCCGTAGCAGGTACTAATGTAACTGGCTATCAGTGGTACAAGTATGTTGACGGCGGCGAGGATCAGATGCTCGTTGACGGGGCAAGGTTCTCAGGAACTGATACATCCGAGCTGACAATTTCAGACGTTATATACTCAGATGAGGCTCAGTACTACTGCGTTCTCACTGGCCCGGCAGAACCTCCAGCCCAGACGAACAATGCTTCGCTCACTGTGAACGTTGATACTCAGGGCTACACTACTGTTGCTGAAGGCGAAACTGGAATTATCGAAACTACAGAGCTCGACGGCGCAAGCTATCAGTGGTACAAGTATGTTGACGGCGTTTCAGATATCACCCTGACAGACGGTGCGGACTATTCAGGTACGCAGACCTATAAGCTCTCTGTGCTGGATTTCTCAGCAGCAGATGAAGGAGAATACTACTGCGTTATTACTGATGCAATCCACTCCTCCAAGGCAAGCGGTAATTCTGAGCTCGATATGAAAGAACTGCTCGCTCATTATAAGCTCGAAGCAGACGGCACAGATGAGACCGGAAACTATCCTCTTACAGCTGAAGGCGGAGATCCGAATTCTTTTGAAAGGTTCGCCGGCAACAACGCCCTCCACTTCAACGACTCTAACTACCTTGATAATCAGTTTGCTGAAGAGCAGGTCTTCCAGAACTTCTCGGTTTCCATCTGGGCTAAGACCTCAGAAGTTGTTCAGCCTGGCTTTACTGGTTTCTTCAACAACGACAGCAGCGGAAACGATTTCCAGCTTGAATGCGATGATGGAACTTGGGAATACAACGGAACTGGCGGAAGCCTTGTTTTAGCTGATGTATATCCCGATGAGTGGATCCATATTGTAATGTGCTGCAATGGCTCAAGTACAACCTTCTACGTAAACGGCGTTTATGAAGGATGGTCAGGCTCTGCTGCTAATAATTTCGGAAGCATCAGCGTTGGATCAAACAGGAGCAGGGTTATATTGTTTACGGGCGATATTGACGAAGTTAAAATCTTTAACTATGTCCTCAGCCCCGAAGAGGTTATAGACCTCACAAACTACGACCCTGATGCGAATGTGGTTCAATGCATCGAAAGGCCGGAATTCGATATCACCGGACCTGAAGGCGTTCCGGACTGCAAGCAGGATATTTATGACCTGAGAGAACTTATGGTTGAATGGCTGGAAGACAACAACTATCCGCAAAGCTAA
- a CDS encoding ABC transporter ATP-binding protein, with the protein MIKVEELRRTFGPIVAVDSISFEVEKGEVLGFLGPNGAGKSTAMKMITCFLEPDSGTASVCGCDIIKSPVEARKKMGYLAESAPAYNEMTVSGFLNFICDAREIKGRSRQDAVERVVNMCSIEEVYHQTIETLSKGYKRRVGLAQALIHDPEVLILDEPTDGLDPNQKHEVRELINSMAKEKATIISTHILEEVEAVCSRTIIIDKGKILVDSTPDGLKQEHNCGLDEVFRKITM; encoded by the coding sequence ATGATCAAAGTAGAAGAGCTTCGTCGCACATTTGGCCCCATAGTCGCAGTGGATTCAATCTCGTTCGAGGTTGAAAAAGGCGAGGTTCTGGGCTTTCTTGGCCCGAACGGAGCAGGCAAGAGCACGGCTATGAAGATGATCACCTGCTTTTTAGAGCCAGACAGCGGCACAGCAAGTGTCTGCGGCTGCGATATCATCAAATCACCAGTTGAAGCGAGAAAGAAAATGGGGTATCTCGCTGAGAGCGCGCCGGCATACAACGAGATGACGGTAAGCGGCTTTCTCAATTTCATCTGCGATGCCCGAGAGATCAAAGGCCGAAGCAGGCAGGATGCGGTTGAGAGAGTTGTTAATATGTGCTCAATTGAAGAAGTTTACCATCAAACAATAGAAACCCTCTCCAAGGGCTATAAGCGACGTGTAGGGCTTGCACAAGCCCTCATCCACGACCCTGAAGTGCTTATCCTCGATGAGCCCACCGACGGGCTGGATCCAAATCAGAAGCACGAAGTTCGAGAGCTTATCAACTCAATGGCCAAAGAAAAGGCCACAATAATCTCCACCCACATCCTTGAAGAGGTGGAGGCGGTTTGCTCGAGAACGATAATCATCGACAAGGGCAAGATCCTCGTTGATTCAACGCCGGACGGGCTCAAGCAGGAGCATAACTGCGGCCTTGATGAAGTATTCCGTAAGATAACAATGTAA
- the thpR gene encoding RNA 2',3'-cyclic phosphodiesterase, whose protein sequence is MRTFVAVVPYPEVLDKIDKVQKRIAPELEHFRSDIKWVRPQDAHITLAFLGEVDDNHLQSVCDIVRTSVTGRTDFTISVQGTGTFGKNAHTFWAGLTQGAEQMKALREAVCTPLAEKGFFSPSKRFEPHITLARIKSPRPGRIIKSIDRSLKKQSFGSCPVESVCVFTSELTKKGPKYTVAAQYFFAKPR, encoded by the coding sequence ATGAGAACTTTCGTGGCTGTAGTTCCTTATCCAGAGGTGCTTGATAAGATAGACAAGGTGCAGAAAAGAATTGCTCCAGAGCTGGAGCATTTCCGCAGTGATATAAAGTGGGTGAGGCCGCAGGATGCCCATATCACGCTTGCTTTTCTCGGAGAAGTGGACGATAACCACCTGCAGAGCGTCTGCGATATCGTTAGAACAAGCGTTACCGGAAGGACAGATTTCACGATCTCTGTTCAGGGCACGGGAACTTTCGGAAAAAACGCCCATACATTCTGGGCAGGCCTGACACAGGGAGCAGAACAGATGAAGGCTCTGCGGGAAGCAGTTTGCACGCCGCTGGCTGAGAAGGGCTTTTTCAGCCCTTCGAAAAGATTCGAACCGCATATCACTCTTGCCAGAATCAAATCTCCGCGTCCCGGGCGAATTATAAAAAGCATAGACCGCTCACTCAAAAAGCAGTCTTTCGGCAGCTGCCCAGTGGAAAGCGTATGCGTTTTTACAAGCGAGCTAACGAAGAAAGGCCCCAAATACACCGTTGCAGCTCAGTACTTCTTTGCAAAGCCCCGATAA
- a CDS encoding sigma-70 family RNA polymerase sigma factor — MKNETQKTRQEELTVLWTRAQSVVAGFISTLVPDFQDADDILQNVAVILVSKFDEYDRSRSFTTWAVGIARNEILRYYEKGKGREKCLSQEAIDQLGKAYCEENENISNLKSELKRCVSKLRGKWKLVVELHYYSGFAPARIAQKLGMTTNSIYVLMHRIRLALKDCVMKASGIK; from the coding sequence ATGAAAAACGAGACTCAAAAAACCCGTCAGGAAGAGCTTACAGTCCTCTGGACAAGAGCACAAAGCGTTGTAGCGGGGTTTATTTCAACATTAGTGCCTGATTTTCAGGATGCTGATGACATCCTGCAAAATGTTGCTGTTATACTGGTAAGCAAATTCGACGAGTACGACCGGAGCCGGTCTTTCACGACCTGGGCGGTCGGGATTGCTCGAAATGAGATTTTGCGTTACTACGAAAAGGGCAAGGGCAGAGAGAAATGCCTTTCGCAGGAAGCTATAGATCAGCTTGGGAAGGCTTACTGTGAGGAAAATGAAAACATATCCAACCTCAAATCTGAGCTGAAAAGATGCGTTTCCAAGCTCAGAGGCAAATGGAAGCTCGTTGTGGAGCTGCACTACTACTCCGGATTCGCTCCCGCAAGGATAGCCCAGAAGCTTGGTATGACCACAAACAGCATTTATGTGCTTATGCACAGAATAAGGCTGGCGCTGAAAGACTGTGTTATGAAAGCTTCGGGGATTAAGTGA
- a CDS encoding PEP-CTERM sorting domain-containing protein (PEP-CTERM proteins occur, often in large numbers, in the proteomes of bacteria that also encode an exosortase, a predicted intramembrane cysteine proteinase. The presence of a PEP-CTERM domain at a protein's C-terminus predicts cleavage within the sorting domain, followed by covalent anchoring to some some component of the (usually Gram-negative) cell surface. Many PEP-CTERM proteins exhibit an unusual sequence composition that includes large numbers of potential glycosylation sites. Expression of one such protein has been shown restore the ability of a bacterium to form floc, a type of biofilm.), which produces MKSLVLIIFSMLCCNASAAFQYLDFLGVEPTESLKCEVPEEVYDGGDFQTGTHVWKGDGQYITPGSCVEFYQNAGPYGEGDSQELVVQEALNPLDYDEYTQLVMRRVGYVSDQLYKNIFDKSTEVPDTGPNVTERQVYGCAVQLLVWEINFETNHDSYSLTEGEFTATASGSQYGNWSDEITDMIIPVFNQLAAQAVNTPSDYLPQGTVYVPVKSGKDYQDFITVIVPEPATLAILSIGAVFMRKRKIL; this is translated from the coding sequence ATGAAAAGTTTGGTTTTAATCATTTTCTCGATGCTGTGCTGCAATGCTTCTGCAGCGTTTCAGTATCTAGATTTTCTTGGCGTTGAGCCGACAGAATCGCTTAAGTGTGAAGTCCCTGAAGAAGTATATGATGGTGGTGATTTTCAAACTGGAACGCACGTTTGGAAGGGCGACGGTCAGTATATAACTCCGGGCAGCTGTGTAGAATTTTATCAGAATGCAGGGCCTTATGGTGAAGGCGATTCTCAGGAGCTGGTAGTGCAGGAAGCGCTTAATCCGCTGGACTATGATGAATATACACAGCTGGTGATGAGGAGAGTTGGTTACGTATCAGATCAGCTGTACAAGAATATATTTGATAAAAGCACCGAAGTTCCCGATACTGGGCCTAATGTTACTGAAAGACAGGTTTACGGCTGCGCTGTTCAGCTGCTTGTATGGGAGATAAATTTCGAAACAAATCACGACAGCTACAGCCTTACCGAGGGCGAATTCACAGCAACTGCTTCCGGGAGCCAGTACGGCAACTGGTCAGATGAAATAACAGATATGATTATCCCCGTCTTCAACCAATTAGCTGCTCAGGCGGTTAATACCCCCTCAGACTACTTGCCTCAAGGCACTGTTTACGTGCCCGTCAAAAGCGGAAAGGATTATCAGGATTTTATCACTGTAATCGTTCCCGAGCCTGCAACACTCGCAATTCTCAGCATCGGCGCAGTTTTTATGAGAAAGAGAAAGATTTTATAA
- a CDS encoding SUMF1/EgtB/PvdO family nonheme iron enzyme, translated as MQLSKNILLFIAILCLSVPSFSQWNTKYDLNGDEIVDITDFSQLALHWLETPYLEMPAVFGLEQNEAENLLLSAGLRIGSLSLQHSLSFPDGTVISQYPLAGRTVASGDSVALTVSTRNQNRVSGMHWVFISDPNFTGYMSKYETTNSQYCDFLNEAYAQGAVEILEEQVYAAGGGYSGRIYYDMSGSNAQITFSSGYFYVPGREGFDMGDHPVTEVSWYGAKAFCDFYGFSLPTKDQWEGVGDYQGSFNFGCGEEISYSKANYSRTNPLGLSDYPYTTPAGYYPAFGYGLCDMAGNVWEWTQSVCGDGGQIAVGGGWFSYDRESCSVSNTYCDRPENTVSDTGFRVLKQD; from the coding sequence ATGCAGTTATCTAAAAATATTTTACTTTTTATCGCAATCCTGTGCTTAAGCGTGCCATCTTTCAGTCAATGGAATACAAAATACGACCTGAACGGCGATGAGATTGTAGATATAACCGATTTTTCTCAGCTTGCTCTTCACTGGCTTGAAACACCCTATTTAGAAATGCCGGCTGTTTTCGGCCTTGAACAGAATGAGGCTGAAAACCTGCTGCTCTCTGCCGGCCTGCGGATCGGCTCATTATCCCTGCAGCACAGCTTATCATTTCCGGACGGGACAGTAATCAGCCAGTATCCCCTTGCAGGCAGGACAGTTGCCTCGGGCGATTCGGTGGCTCTTACTGTCTCTACAAGGAATCAAAACAGGGTTAGCGGTATGCATTGGGTTTTCATCAGCGACCCGAACTTCACCGGCTATATGAGCAAATATGAAACCACCAACTCGCAATACTGCGATTTTCTCAATGAGGCCTATGCACAAGGAGCTGTAGAGATTCTCGAAGAGCAGGTTTACGCTGCAGGCGGGGGTTATTCAGGCCGGATTTACTATGATATGAGCGGCTCGAATGCCCAGATAACCTTTTCTTCGGGCTATTTTTACGTTCCAGGCCGCGAAGGCTTCGATATGGGCGACCACCCGGTAACAGAGGTAAGCTGGTACGGGGCGAAGGCTTTCTGCGATTTTTACGGATTCAGCCTGCCCACGAAAGACCAGTGGGAAGGGGTTGGCGATTATCAAGGCTCATTTAATTTTGGCTGCGGAGAAGAAATAAGCTATTCCAAAGCCAATTACAGCCGGACAAACCCGCTCGGCCTTTCAGACTATCCCTACACCACACCGGCAGGCTATTACCCCGCCTTCGGATACGGGTTGTGCGATATGGCAGGAAACGTATGGGAATGGACGCAGAGCGTATGCGGAGACGGCGGGCAGATTGCAGTAGGCGGGGGCTGGTTCAGCTACGACAGAGAAAGCTGCTCTGTTTCAAATACATACTGCGACCGGCCTGAGAATACAGTCAGCGATACTGGTTTTCGAGTTTTAAAGCAGGATTAA
- a CDS encoding pseudouridine synthase codes for MAKVRLQKILADAGIASRRKCEEIILEGDVRVNREVVDQLPAFADPETDRITYMGRKIRSETKVYFLLNKPKGVLCTSSDPLNRKKAIDFVPVKQRVFCVGRLDKQTTGAIIITNDSELANRLTHPRYELPKTYEILVKGQLDGESIEKLKKGIWLSEGKTKRSIIKVLHRGPNETLLEMTIFQGKNRQVRRMLARLDFKVKRLKRTKIGNISLKGVGIGNFKQLTGKQITYLRKATKLEERKEQK; via the coding sequence ATGGCAAAAGTAAGACTTCAAAAAATACTTGCTGATGCAGGTATAGCATCAAGGCGCAAATGCGAAGAAATTATCCTCGAAGGCGATGTTAGGGTAAATCGGGAGGTGGTTGACCAGCTCCCAGCATTCGCAGACCCCGAGACTGACCGAATCACCTATATGGGCAGGAAGATTCGCAGCGAAACAAAGGTTTATTTCCTTTTGAACAAGCCCAAAGGTGTTTTATGCACCAGCAGCGACCCTCTTAATCGGAAAAAAGCGATAGATTTCGTGCCGGTTAAGCAGAGGGTTTTCTGCGTAGGCCGGCTCGACAAGCAAACCACCGGCGCAATCATAATCACAAACGACAGCGAGCTTGCCAACCGGCTCACTCACCCCAGATACGAGCTCCCGAAAACTTATGAGATCCTCGTAAAGGGGCAGCTCGACGGCGAATCAATCGAAAAGCTCAAAAAAGGCATCTGGCTCAGCGAGGGCAAAACTAAACGCTCAATTATAAAAGTACTTCACCGCGGCCCGAATGAAACGCTTCTGGAGATGACCATCTTTCAGGGTAAAAACAGGCAGGTCAGAAGAATGCTTGCAAGGCTGGATTTCAAGGTGAAAAGGCTCAAGCGAACGAAGATTGGAAATATCAGCCTTAAGGGAGTGGGTATTGGGAATTTCAAACAGCTTACCGGCAAACAGATTACTTACCTTCGCAAGGCAACCAAGCTGGAGGAGAGGAAAGAGCAGAAATGA
- a CDS encoding LamG-like jellyroll fold domain-containing protein — translation MKKLLILTLLGFAATAGLCSTFSSDGNLDFPDEVFTDGILIQAENLGNPLKTLDGIGGDFPWTANYTNTTQNGVWFDDPVDGAKYDNSYDASANDVVKNVISSGLKSGWNGSVTITLEDLEVGSDYRIQVLVGPSWSWCGYYLILPVDEDGDTLLDSAFDGGSSGDTADIIRGTWTAQSAEETVEIDFNDGDGSQGFVMGFVLHKMVPETSTAHNPSPEYGAANMETDLTLSWSKALDQQTSLPRTDITDHFVYVHTEPNMPAGGLTPTTVADSGGTFTTYNVTDLSNTTDYYWRVDESVNGSAAGDPETITGPWWKFTTKSGAPTVTTQPEPRYYTAPGEDTVIAFEHKDVTGFQWYKYVDGVSDTALADGADYSGTTTDTLTILDTQLADESEYYCVISGDGPDVQTDNAKVWTERLWAYYQFEGDLTDSSPSGYDLTPSQPTYQFGAGLGGGSALETTLEGDNASYYFDPTETLDQYTVMMWAKASDAEAIGDFDAVINNGDFQLGYYEGDVAGVEDISEWFHVALVHDGEFSRVFGNGTLNNENENFEGDFEKIQILHNRAEDNTFIGLADEVKIYNYALSDEEIAQEYIDVAGGTTCLYPLEYDVNDDCKITLVDFVQYAMEWKDCGLYPASACSE, via the coding sequence ATGAAAAAGCTATTAATTTTAACGCTGCTTGGCTTTGCAGCAACGGCGGGGCTATGCTCCACATTCAGCTCTGACGGAAATCTGGACTTCCCCGATGAGGTGTTCACAGACGGGATTTTGATTCAAGCTGAAAATCTGGGCAATCCCCTCAAAACCCTGGACGGAATAGGCGGTGATTTCCCGTGGACTGCAAACTACACCAATACAACCCAAAACGGGGTTTGGTTTGACGACCCTGTTGACGGGGCAAAGTACGACAACAGCTACGACGCTTCAGCCAATGATGTAGTTAAGAACGTTATCAGCTCAGGACTGAAATCCGGCTGGAACGGCTCTGTAACTATTACACTTGAAGATCTCGAAGTTGGTTCAGACTATCGGATTCAGGTTTTGGTAGGTCCGAGCTGGAGCTGGTGCGGATATTACCTTATCCTCCCTGTTGACGAAGACGGAGATACGCTTCTGGACTCAGCATTTGATGGCGGCAGCAGCGGGGATACAGCAGACATCATCCGGGGAACTTGGACAGCTCAGTCAGCAGAAGAGACAGTGGAAATAGATTTTAACGACGGCGACGGCTCTCAGGGGTTTGTAATGGGATTTGTTCTGCATAAAATGGTTCCTGAAACCTCAACAGCTCATAATCCAAGCCCTGAATACGGGGCAGCAAATATGGAAACTGATCTGACACTAAGCTGGAGCAAGGCTCTTGATCAGCAGACAAGCCTTCCGAGAACCGACATCACCGACCACTTTGTTTATGTTCATACAGAGCCGAATATGCCTGCAGGCGGGCTTACCCCGACCACAGTTGCTGATTCAGGCGGAACATTTACAACCTACAATGTTACAGACCTCTCTAATACTACAGATTACTACTGGAGGGTTGATGAATCCGTGAACGGCTCTGCAGCAGGCGATCCTGAAACAATCACAGGCCCATGGTGGAAATTTACGACTAAATCAGGCGCTCCTACTGTTACAACGCAGCCCGAGCCGAGATACTATACAGCCCCGGGCGAAGATACCGTTATAGCATTCGAGCATAAGGATGTAACTGGGTTCCAGTGGTACAAGTATGTTGACGGCGTTTCAGATACTGCCCTCGCGGACGGAGCAGACTACTCAGGCACAACCACCGATACGCTCACAATCCTTGATACTCAGCTTGCAGACGAAAGCGAGTACTACTGTGTTATCAGCGGCGACGGCCCAGACGTACAAACCGATAATGCCAAGGTTTGGACAGAACGCCTCTGGGCATACTATCAGTTCGAAGGCGACCTTACAGACAGCTCGCCAAGCGGCTACGACCTTACACCAAGCCAGCCTACATACCAATTCGGTGCCGGCCTTGGAGGCGGGTCTGCCCTCGAAACTACTCTCGAAGGCGATAACGCCTCGTACTACTTCGATCCAACTGAAACTCTCGATCAATATACAGTGATGATGTGGGCAAAGGCATCAGATGCTGAAGCCATTGGCGATTTCGATGCTGTTATAAACAACGGCGATTTCCAGCTTGGATACTATGAAGGCGATGTTGCAGGTGTGGAAGATATTTCAGAATGGTTCCATGTAGCACTCGTTCACGACGGCGAGTTTTCAAGGGTATTCGGCAATGGAACGCTCAACAACGAAAATGAGAACTTCGAAGGCGATTTTGAAAAGATTCAGATTCTTCACAACCGTGCCGAGGACAATACCTTTATCGGCCTTGCTGATGAAGTGAAGATCTACAACTACGCCCTCAGCGACGAAGAGATTGCTCAGGAGTATATCGATGTTGCCGGCGGGACGACCTGTCTGTATCCGCTCGAGTACGACGTGAACGACGACTGCAAGATAACTCTTGTTGATTTTGTTCAGTACGCTATGGAATGGAAAGATTGCGGACTTTACCCTGCATCTGCGTGCAGCGAGTAA